In Streptomyces seoulensis, the following are encoded in one genomic region:
- a CDS encoding class I adenylate-forming enzyme family protein, protein MSLPQHWWSASRSYVSEILSLFAATPDRDFVHWRGKAFSGGEMVRSVTDAFLALRDRGVGKGDVVAIFVAPNSPEMLTVRYATHLLGGAVCYLRTTNPGTRTTVLPLDHQMQILRETDAVTLYADEECSERATELAEAGGLPLTRVQDGGRGEAGPAEGMVAPELASWDPQALAFIGFTSGSTGRPKGIRLSGRAWEATVRAWMDVGREYDCASILVTTPLSHGVAAMVDAVFALDGALHLHESFDAEKFVDAVSAEKQISWTFMATNHVFQVMDHLAGRGIRDTADLEAAGLSSLKRIVYGGSPAAPARIAQAFQLFGPAMAQGYATSESGRITILTPLEHGDPELAATVGRPFPEVEVAVCNSSTGAQLAPGEIGEVRVRSPQMMDGYNRNPELTAQVIRDGWYFTGDIGRLDERGYLTLLGRVAHVIKVGGVKVHPIVLEAEILSHPGVLHAAVYGVQDEDGSDHIHAAVECDPAAVVDVEDIRTRIAERLSPIHVPEKVHVLSALPMNSNGKPDKVLLKSQYS, encoded by the coding sequence ATGAGCCTGCCGCAGCATTGGTGGAGCGCAAGTCGGAGTTATGTCTCGGAGATCCTCTCGCTGTTCGCGGCCACGCCGGACCGGGATTTCGTTCATTGGCGCGGCAAGGCGTTCTCCGGTGGTGAAATGGTCCGGTCCGTCACGGACGCGTTCCTTGCGCTGCGCGACCGCGGAGTGGGCAAGGGGGATGTGGTGGCGATATTCGTCGCACCCAACAGCCCCGAGATGCTCACCGTGCGCTACGCGACCCATCTGCTCGGCGGCGCCGTGTGTTATCTGCGAACCACCAATCCGGGTACCAGGACGACGGTACTTCCGCTGGATCACCAGATGCAGATCCTGCGCGAGACCGATGCGGTGACCCTCTATGCCGACGAGGAGTGCTCGGAGCGCGCGACCGAGCTGGCCGAGGCCGGTGGGCTTCCTCTGACGCGCGTTCAGGACGGGGGGCGCGGGGAGGCCGGCCCGGCCGAGGGCATGGTTGCCCCGGAGCTCGCGTCATGGGATCCGCAGGCGCTGGCCTTCATCGGCTTCACGAGTGGCAGCACCGGCCGGCCCAAGGGCATCCGGCTGTCGGGCCGCGCGTGGGAAGCCACGGTGCGCGCGTGGATGGATGTCGGTCGTGAATACGACTGTGCGTCGATCCTGGTGACGACCCCGCTGAGTCACGGCGTCGCCGCGATGGTGGACGCGGTCTTCGCGCTGGACGGAGCGCTCCATCTCCATGAGAGCTTCGATGCCGAGAAGTTCGTCGACGCCGTCTCCGCCGAGAAGCAGATCTCGTGGACGTTCATGGCGACGAACCACGTGTTCCAGGTCATGGACCATCTGGCCGGGCGCGGAATTCGTGACACTGCCGATCTGGAAGCCGCGGGCCTTTCCTCGCTGAAGCGGATCGTCTATGGCGGCAGCCCTGCGGCACCCGCGCGCATCGCACAGGCTTTTCAGCTGTTCGGCCCTGCCATGGCGCAGGGTTACGCCACGAGTGAGAGCGGCCGGATCACGATCCTGACTCCTCTGGAGCACGGCGACCCGGAACTCGCGGCCACGGTCGGCCGGCCCTTTCCCGAGGTGGAGGTCGCCGTCTGCAACTCCAGTACCGGCGCGCAGTTGGCGCCGGGGGAGATCGGCGAGGTCCGTGTCCGCTCGCCTCAGATGATGGACGGCTACAACCGCAACCCGGAACTGACCGCACAGGTCATTCGGGACGGCTGGTATTTCACCGGTGATATCGGGCGCCTCGATGAGCGGGGCTATCTGACTCTCCTGGGGCGGGTGGCCCACGTCATCAAGGTCGGCGGCGTCAAGGTGCATCCCATCGTTCTCGAGGCGGAGATCCTCTCCCACCCCGGAGTTCTGCACGCGGCCGTCTACGGCGTGCAGGACGAGGACGGAAGCGATCACATCCACGCCGCCGTCGAATGCGACCCGGCCGCGGTGGTCGACGTGGAGGACATCCGTACTCGGATCGCCGAGAGGCTCTCTCCGATTCACGTGCCCGAGAAAGTACACGTCCTGAGCGCTCTGCCGATGAACAGCAACGGCAAGCCCGACAAGGTGCTTCTGAAGTCCCAGTATTCCTAG
- the hemA gene encoding 5-aminolevulinate synthase: protein MNVHLASYLSGTTAGDLAGSKREFLEIGRRSGDYPMATARRDGVDSEVSVWCSNDYLGMGQNSQAIAAMHAAIDTHGVGSGGSRNIGGTNHYHVLLENELADLHGKESALLFTSGYTANEGSLSVLAGLPEDTVVFSDAKNHASIIDGLRHSGAKKHIFRHNDVAHLEELIAAAPADCPKLIVVESVYSMSGNVAPLAEIADIADKYGATTFIDEVHAVGMYGPQGAGIAAREGIADRFTVVMGTLAKGYGTVGGYIAGPAALVDAVRTYSRSFVFTTSPPPAVAAAALASVQYLRSSETEREALASNTRLLHSLLIEADIPFVSTDSHIVAAFVGEDELCKRASRLLFEQHGIYVQSINAPSVPAGEEILRIAPSAVHEQKDVETFADALHGIWKELEIPTASAREWATSALRGARTAG from the coding sequence ATGAACGTTCACCTGGCATCATATCTGAGCGGTACCACCGCAGGCGATCTCGCTGGAAGCAAGCGGGAGTTCCTGGAGATCGGCCGGCGTTCCGGTGATTACCCCATGGCCACTGCGCGGCGCGACGGGGTGGATTCGGAAGTAAGCGTCTGGTGCAGCAACGACTATCTGGGCATGGGTCAGAACAGCCAGGCCATCGCCGCCATGCACGCCGCGATAGACACCCATGGTGTGGGCTCGGGAGGTTCCCGGAACATCGGCGGGACCAACCACTACCACGTCCTTCTCGAAAATGAGCTGGCGGATCTGCACGGCAAGGAGTCCGCTCTCCTCTTCACCTCGGGATACACCGCCAACGAGGGCTCCCTCAGCGTGCTGGCGGGGCTGCCCGAGGACACCGTCGTGTTCTCCGACGCGAAGAACCACGCCTCGATCATCGACGGCCTCCGGCACAGCGGCGCGAAGAAGCACATCTTCAGGCACAACGACGTCGCCCACCTGGAAGAACTGATCGCGGCTGCTCCCGCCGACTGCCCGAAGCTCATCGTCGTGGAATCGGTCTATTCCATGTCGGGCAACGTCGCGCCGCTCGCCGAGATCGCCGACATCGCGGACAAGTACGGTGCCACCACCTTCATCGACGAGGTCCACGCGGTCGGCATGTACGGACCGCAGGGCGCCGGAATCGCCGCGCGGGAAGGCATCGCCGACCGGTTCACGGTCGTGATGGGCACCTTGGCGAAGGGGTACGGGACGGTCGGCGGCTACATCGCGGGCCCGGCGGCCCTCGTGGACGCGGTGCGGACCTACTCGCGCTCGTTCGTCTTCACCACCTCCCCGCCGCCGGCGGTCGCGGCTGCCGCGCTGGCGTCGGTCCAGTACCTGCGGTCCTCCGAGACCGAGCGGGAGGCCCTCGCGTCGAACACGCGACTGCTGCACAGCCTTCTGATCGAGGCCGACATCCCGTTCGTCTCGACGGACTCCCACATCGTCGCGGCCTTCGTCGGTGAGGACGAACTGTGCAAGCGGGCGTCCCGGCTGCTGTTCGAGCAGCACGGGATCTACGTCCAGTCCATCAACGCCCCCAGCGTGCCCGCGGGCGAGGAGATCCTGCGGATCGCTCCGTCCGCCGTGCACGAGCAGAAGGATGTCGAGACCTTCGCCGACGCCCTGCACGGGATCTGGAAGGAACTGGAGATCCCGACCGCGAGTGCACGGGAGTGGGCCACGTCCGCTCTCCGCGGCGCCCGCACCGCCGGATGA
- a CDS encoding long-chain-fatty-acid--CoA ligase produces the protein MTMSVAGVLAGAAARRPDHPAVIQGSERVTYGWLWDQARRYAAVLRAGGVRPGDAVAVLLADTPRFPVVYFGVLAAGAVVVPLNVMSTPSEIGQVLTDADARLLVCDASLLARAREASEPLGTVLLTVGPGPGGTVDLESAAQDTAPIDDAAVREADDVAVVFYTSGTTGEPKGVMLTHRNILHNVERMVATPYMFRSDDVLLGCLPLSHGFGQICGMLTGFRAGISIVLMPRFSGPEALALMTEHRCTVFMGVPTMYVKLLDAVARGEQAPRLDRVYSGGSALPVKTLEEVRSTFGCPVYEGYGMTETSCSVAYHYPGVTFRPGTVGVPITGVTVGIARPNTDGIDLLPAGEVGEIVVRGPNVMAGYLGRPDITAEVLTDGWFLTGDLGMLDGDGYLSVVGRKKDLILRGGYNVHPREIEEILGGHPAVAQVAVIGVPHPELGEEVWAVVVPARPEEVTAGTDAEIIEWGRQRLSAYKYPRRVEFTDALPLGSSGKVLKRVLVASYETAGASLQTK, from the coding sequence ATGACCATGTCTGTCGCGGGCGTACTCGCCGGCGCGGCGGCGCGGCGACCCGACCACCCGGCCGTGATCCAGGGCTCCGAGCGTGTCACCTATGGGTGGCTGTGGGACCAGGCACGTCGCTACGCCGCCGTACTGCGGGCCGGCGGGGTACGGCCGGGAGACGCGGTCGCCGTGCTCCTGGCCGACACCCCACGGTTCCCCGTCGTGTACTTCGGCGTGCTGGCGGCCGGCGCCGTCGTGGTCCCGCTGAACGTCATGTCGACCCCCTCGGAGATCGGTCAGGTGCTGACCGATGCCGACGCCCGTCTCCTGGTGTGCGACGCCTCCCTGCTCGCCCGGGCGAGGGAGGCGTCGGAGCCGCTCGGCACGGTGCTCCTCACCGTCGGGCCGGGCCCCGGGGGCACGGTCGACCTGGAGAGCGCGGCACAGGACACGGCGCCCATCGACGACGCCGCGGTGCGCGAAGCCGACGACGTCGCGGTCGTGTTCTACACGTCCGGCACGACGGGTGAGCCGAAGGGGGTGATGCTCACTCACCGGAACATCCTGCACAACGTCGAGAGGATGGTCGCCACTCCGTACATGTTCCGCAGTGACGACGTGTTGCTCGGCTGCCTGCCGCTGTCCCACGGCTTCGGTCAGATCTGCGGCATGCTGACCGGCTTCCGCGCCGGTATCTCGATCGTCCTGATGCCGAGGTTCTCCGGGCCGGAGGCGCTCGCGCTGATGACGGAACACCGGTGCACGGTGTTCATGGGCGTACCGACCATGTACGTCAAGCTGCTCGACGCGGTGGCGCGGGGTGAGCAGGCCCCTCGGCTCGACCGCGTGTACAGCGGGGGATCGGCGCTCCCGGTGAAGACCCTCGAAGAGGTCCGGAGCACGTTCGGATGTCCTGTGTACGAGGGCTACGGGATGACCGAGACCTCGTGCAGCGTGGCTTATCACTATCCGGGCGTGACGTTCCGCCCCGGAACGGTCGGTGTTCCCATCACCGGCGTCACGGTCGGTATAGCCCGGCCGAACACCGACGGGATCGATCTCCTGCCGGCCGGCGAGGTGGGCGAGATCGTGGTGCGCGGTCCGAACGTCATGGCCGGATATCTCGGTCGCCCGGACATCACCGCCGAGGTCCTGACCGACGGCTGGTTCCTCACCGGTGATCTCGGGATGCTGGACGGAGACGGTTACCTCTCGGTCGTGGGCCGGAAGAAGGACCTGATTCTCCGCGGTGGCTACAACGTCCATCCGCGCGAGATCGAGGAGATTCTCGGCGGGCATCCGGCCGTCGCGCAGGTGGCGGTCATCGGTGTCCCGCACCCGGAACTCGGTGAAGAGGTCTGGGCGGTCGTCGTGCCCGCCCGGCCGGAGGAAGTCACCGCCGGAACGGATGCCGAGATCATCGAATGGGGCAGACAGCGCCTTTCCGCTTACAAATACCCACGGCGCGTCGAGTTCACCGACGCCCTCCCGTTGGGGTCCAGCGGAAAAGTCCTCAAACGGGTGCTGGTCGCGTCCTACGAGACGGCCGGCGCGTCATTGCAGACGAAATAG